A window of Adhaeribacter arboris genomic DNA:
CCGGCCCCTTTTGATCAAATGCAGCAATTTTTTATGAAATATAATTTATCGGGTCCTAATATTTCCTACGCTCAAACTCCCTTTAATATTATTCTGCAGGAATTAGGAGCTATACCGGCGCCTTCGGTTTACATTTATTCGGAGCAAGGAAAACTCATTAAAGCTTTTAAAGGGGAAACCCCCATGGCGAATATTCTGCCCTTGTTATAAAAAAGTAGCACTCTTAGTAACGGATGTTATGCAAGCTTAAGCTTGAGTAACATCCGTTTATAAATGATAATTAGTAAATGATAATTAGTAAATGATAACTGGTAAATGGATCAGAAACTTTGCTCTCATCTTCAAGCTTTAGAAGAGTTAAAACCGGCAGATAAACATTACTGCGAAGAATGCGTAAAAACCAACTCCACCTGGGTACACTTACGCGTTTGCCAGACTTGCGGTAAAGTCCATTGCTGCGACGATTCGCCTAACCAACACGCTACGAAACATTACCACGCTACGCAGCATCCGGTAGTAATTTCTGCTGAACCGGGAGAACATTGGCTATGGTGTTTTCCAGATCAACAGTTTGCTGCGTATTAATTTCTAAGAATAAGATTTGCTGAAAACACCTTAGCAAGTAAAAACTAGGAAAATGTTCTGTGCTAGTTATTTAAAATCTAATAACTTACTGGAAAAAACCGGAATTTATTTAATTGTGGAGTGAATAGAAACCGGATAAAAGTAAACTTCGGCTGTATTTTTTAAGGGAAATTACTAATTAAACCGTTACTTTACCGGCTAAGTAATCCGTTAATTTACCCCATTGGATGGCCTGAAAACCGCCCCAGCCACTTTCCGCAATCAGAGTATTTAAAAAAGCCCGACTGCCTGCCTGATAATCCTGGTTGTTAATCTTTTCGTTTTTACCAATTTGGTACCCGCGCAGTACGGTTCCTTCGCGCTCTACCCGGAAGGTACTACTAGCTTCTTTTACAAAAAAATGTTGCGTTTCGGCTGATTCCGTGTTCGGATTGGGGCAAGGATGAACCGTAAATTGGGCCGAGCTTTCGGTCTCATCCAAAACTTCTATTTCTACCCAATTCTCCACCGTTATTCCCGGCAAAACTATTTGAATAAAATAGCCTTTTTGCGGTTGCTCTGCGGTGGGTTGGCCGTGGGAGTTATGCAAGGTAAAAGTTGAATTAATACCCGGTAGTTTACTCCAACTGTTTACGGCGTACAAACGGGCTTTTCCCGCATTAAATGCATTTTGAGCAGTGGCCTCATCCGCATAAGTTTGTTCACTGCAAAAAGTTTTATCTTTTCCGGCTTCACCCGTCAGAACCTCCCATTCGTGTTTAATCTTATTTAGAAAATTTTCCTCTGCCATGTCCTTAACCGTTTAAAGTAAATGATGGCTTGCTTTACGCAGCCGACAAGTGCCTGGTTTATAATTTAGGGAGTTTATGGCATCCGATATCTAATTTCTTGTAAAAATCTGATTAAAAACTAGAGCCTGCTTTTAGTTGAAAACAGGCTCTAACATTCTTTGATTTACCAAGTACTATTTTAATACTGGTGCCTGTATAATTATCTACAAAGCAATTTTATTGAAACCGCAATAAGGATGTAGGACGGCGGGTAATAAAATCCCTTCGGCCGTTTGGTTATTTTCGAGTAAGGCCGCTACAATGCGGGGCAGGGCCAACGCACTACCGTTTAAAGTATGTAACAATTGCGTTTTACCACCTCCCGGTTTATACCGTAAATTTAAACGGTTGGCTTGGTAGGTTTCAAAATTACTGCAGGAACTTACTTCTAACCAACGGTTTTGCGCCGCTGAAAAAACTTCCATGTCGTAGGTTAAAGCGGAGGTAAAGCCTAAATCGCCGCCGCAAAGGCGAAGCACCCGGTAAGGCAATTCTAATTTCTGAAGCAAACCCTGAATGTATCCACTCATTTCTTCCAGCGCCGCGTAAGATTTATCGGGTTCTTCAATTCGCACAATTTCTACTTTATCAAACTGGTGCAAACGATTTAACCCTCTCACGTCGGCTCCCCAGGAACCGGCCTCGCGACGAAAGCAGGGCGTATAACCCGCATTACGGATAGGCAGCTTATCAAACGAAATAATTTCGTCGCGGTATAAATTGGTAATAGGTACTTCGGCCGTTGGAATCAGGTAGTAGTTATCCTCGGTAGCGTGATACATTTGTCCGTCTTTATCCGGTAGCTGACCGGTGCCATAACCCGAAGCTTCGTTTACCAGAATAGGTGGTTGAATTTCGGTGTAACCCGCTTTTAACGCTTCATCGAGGAAAAAATTAATTAAGGCGCGTTGCAAACGGGCGCCTTGTTTTTTATAAACCGGAAATCCCGCTCCGGTTATTTTGTTACCTAGCTCAAAATCAATTATATCATATTTTTTTATAAGCTCCCAATGAGGTAAAGCATCGGAAGATAAGGCCGGAATTTCTCCGTGTTGGTATACAATTTCGTTATCTTCGGGCGTTTTACCTTCGGGTACGCTGCTATGAGGTAGATTAGGTAACTTTACCAGTGCATTTTGTAAATTTTTTTCAATTTTTAACAACTCTTCTGCCAGATTTTTAGTTGTAAGCTTAAGAGCGGCTGTTTCTGCTTTCAAAGTTTCGGCCTGTTCTCGCTGGCCGCTTTTCATTAGCGTACCAATTTCCCGGGCCAGACTGTTTGCTCGAGCTTGTTCTTCATCGTGCCGGGCCTGTAAGCTTCGGCGTTGGTTGTCCAGATCTAAAATTGTTTGAACTTCCTGAGCGGCGTTTTTATAGTTTTTTTTTGCTAAACCAGCCAGTACTAAATCTGTTTGCTCTCTTAAAACCGATAATTGCAGCATTTTTTTTCGTTTTATATCGGTGTAAAATTATACTTTTTTGAATTAAGCGCGTAGTAAATAAAAATAGATTTCAAAGTACTTGAAAACGTATTAAATAAAATTTACATTAACATTTGGTAATTAATTAACATTGCTATAACATTGCAAGGCTAATTAAAACGAACCTAGTATCCTGGTTCACTCAATCGAATAAAAAATAATCAGGTTTTCCTTAAATCTATCTCCTGTTGCTGCCCGCACCCTGAGAATCATAAAATTTTGTTAAAATTCTTAACCTTATATGTACAATATTGAAGAGTTGAAAGATAGACTTCTTTCAGAGCTAAAAGAGATTGCTGAAGGGCTTGGCGTTACAAGCTTTAACCGATTAAGTAAACAAGACCTCATCTATAAAATTTTAGATCAGCAAGCAATCATCCCTCCCGAAAAACTTCCCAAAAAATATAAAACTCCAGCCCGTACCCAGCCCGTAGCAGTAGAAGAAGCGGTGCCTGCTATTCCTAATCAAGGCCTGATAGATTTTGAGGTGAAGCCTAGCCCGGAACTCACACCGGAACCAGCAGTAGCGTTAGAAGCTGCGCCGGAAGTAACCATTACGGAGCCGGAAACTCCTCGTCGGCAATCTGCCCGCCGGGAACCGCGGGTGCGTACCGCTACTACAACCAGTCCAGGTCCGGAGCGGGTTAATACAAATACTCAGGTAAATCCGGAGGCTCCTGCCCGGGAACCCAGACCAGTTCGCGAAGTAGCTCCCACCCGCGAGGCGCCAGCTAGCAGAGAAATTGCACCTAACCGGGAACGTTCGAATGGGGTGGCTCGCGAAAAACCACTGCCAGCACCCGCCCGCGAAAACCGGGAACCCGTTCGGGAGCAGCCCCGTGAAGAACGCGAAACCGTTACCGTCTTAAGCGAAACCAAAGAACCGGCTACCCTTACCCGGGAACCTATTCCGGCCCCAGTACGGGAGAATCCAGTTCGGGAAAATGGGGAAGTTAGCCCAACCCCGCAAGTTCGCGAATTTCGGGAAGCCCCGCGCGAGCCAGCACCGGTACCTGTCCGGGAAAACCGGGAACCATTGCCACCCCGTGAAAATCGCGACAATAACCAGCAACCCCGCAAACCAAACCCTAATCTTCCATCCGGTAATAATAACATCAACAATAATAACTTTAAAGAATTTGACGGAGTTATTATTAACGAAGGGGTATTAGAGTTAATGCAGGATGGATACGGATTTTTGCGGTCTACGTATTATAATTATTTGGCTAGTCCGGATGATATTTATGTATCGCCCTCGCAAATTAAATTATTCGCTTTAAAAACCGGAGATACCGTTAAAGGACAAATTCGGCCGCCGAAAGAAGGTGAAAAGTACTTTGCTTTGTTAAAAGTGGATTCTATTAATGGCCGCACCACCGAAGAGATCAGAGACCGGATTCCTTTCCAGCATTTAACGCCCTTGTTTCCGGAGGAACGTTTACAACTAACAACCAAAGCTAGCCTGTATTCTACCCGGATTATGGATTTATTTGCCCCGATTGGTAAAGGTCAGCGGGGAATGATTGTGGCACAGCCGAAAACGGGTAAAACAGTATTATTAAAAGAAATTGCTAATGCTATTTCGGAGAATCATCCGGAAGTATATCTGATGATTTTACTCATCGACGAACGTCCGGAAGAAGTAACTGACATGGCTCGTAGTGTAAACGCGGAAGTAATTGCCTCTACTTTTGATGAAACGGCTGAGCGCCACGTTAAAATTTCGAGCATTGTGTTAGATAAAGCCAAACGGATGGTGGAGTGTGGCCACGATGTAGTTATTTTATTAGATTCTATTACTCGTTTAGCCCGGGCGTACAATACCGTAGTGCCTAGTTCCGGTAAAATTTTATCGGGTGGGGTGGATGCCAATGCCTTGCACAAACCCAAACGTTTCTTTGGGGCGGCCCGTAACGTAGAAAATGGGGGTTCTTTAACAATTATTGCTACGGCCTTAATAGACACCGGTTCTAAAATGGACGAAGTTATTTTTGAAGAATTTAAAGGTACCGGTAACATGGAATTGCAACTGGATCGGAAACTGGCCAACAAACGGATTTATCCGGCTATTGATGTGCCCGCTTCGGGTACTCGCCGCGAAGACTTGTTGATGGACAAAGATGAATTAAACCGCGTTTGGATCTTGCGCAAGTTTATGTCGGATATGAACTCCGTGGAAGCTATGGAATTCCTGAAAGACCGCATGAAAGGCACCAAAGACAACGACGAGTTCTTGATTTCTATGAATAGTTAAGTTATTCTTAATTTAAAAGAAAGCCCCGGCAGAGTTATCCGTTGGGGCTTTTTTTATTATTTTAGCGACTAGTTTTTAGTTAAATAGCAGCTTTTATTTAGAAATTTTGAAACGATTATTAAGAATAGTCCTTAATTGATACCCTGCTTATAAAAAACAAAGTAAATAAATCAACCAGCCTGCGGCTTAGCAAGCAAATTACCGGGTAAAATACAGCATTAAAATAAAAGCTAAACTTAAACTTACCGACGAAACCTTGTTCATGCGCATGGTATTTTCAAAATTAGCCGCTCTGGCATCTTTATTTACCTGCCAAAACCAGCTACTAAAAATAAACAAAACCGGGCCGGTACAAAGCAGGAAAATATAAATGTTTATCATCTGGCCGGTAACCAGATAATTCCAGATCAGTAAACTGGCGCCAACCAATAAACTTACCGCGGAAAATAGGAAAGTGCCTTTAATGCCTAAATAAAGACTTAGAGTACGATCGCCGCGTTGGGCATCTTCGTGGTGCTGGTAAACTTGGGTGAGCGGGTAAGAGCCGCACAAAAATAAGGTGCTTACCAGCGCAAAAATTAAATTAGTTCGTTGCATGATTTGGGCCGGAGTGACCTCACAGCCTAATTGAACCACCACAAAAGTGAAAAATCCCTGAAAAATAATTACCACCAAAGTACTGAGGAAAGGATATTTTTTCAGCCGTATTTTATCGT
This region includes:
- the rho gene encoding transcription termination factor Rho, whose product is MYNIEELKDRLLSELKEIAEGLGVTSFNRLSKQDLIYKILDQQAIIPPEKLPKKYKTPARTQPVAVEEAVPAIPNQGLIDFEVKPSPELTPEPAVALEAAPEVTITEPETPRRQSARREPRVRTATTTSPGPERVNTNTQVNPEAPAREPRPVREVAPTREAPASREIAPNRERSNGVAREKPLPAPARENREPVREQPREERETVTVLSETKEPATLTREPIPAPVRENPVRENGEVSPTPQVREFREAPREPAPVPVRENREPLPPRENRDNNQQPRKPNPNLPSGNNNINNNNFKEFDGVIINEGVLELMQDGYGFLRSTYYNYLASPDDIYVSPSQIKLFALKTGDTVKGQIRPPKEGEKYFALLKVDSINGRTTEEIRDRIPFQHLTPLFPEERLQLTTKASLYSTRIMDLFAPIGKGQRGMIVAQPKTGKTVLLKEIANAISENHPEVYLMILLIDERPEEVTDMARSVNAEVIASTFDETAERHVKISSIVLDKAKRMVECGHDVVILLDSITRLARAYNTVVPSSGKILSGGVDANALHKPKRFFGAARNVENGGSLTIIATALIDTGSKMDEVIFEEFKGTGNMELQLDRKLANKRIYPAIDVPASGTRREDLLMDKDELNRVWILRKFMSDMNSVEAMEFLKDRMKGTKDNDEFLISMNS
- a CDS encoding UBP-type zinc finger domain-containing protein, producing MDQKLCSHLQALEELKPADKHYCEECVKTNSTWVHLRVCQTCGKVHCCDDSPNQHATKHYHATQHPVVISAEPGEHWLWCFPDQQFAAY
- a CDS encoding UbiA family prenyltransferase codes for the protein MSDAFKLMRIPFSVFLMPVYWFALSASTSFNPVKAVWVFLILHVLVYPASNGYNSYYDKDEGSIGGLKHPPKVTQKLFWLVLLFDSLAILCSFLFISLEFTSGIFIYLLVSKAYSYDKIRLKKYPFLSTLVVIIFQGFFTFVVVQLGCEVTPAQIMQRTNLIFALVSTLFLCGSYPLTQVYQHHEDAQRGDRTLSLYLGIKGTFLFSAVSLLVGASLLIWNYLVTGQMINIYIFLLCTGPVLFIFSSWFWQVNKDARAANFENTMRMNKVSSVSLSLAFILMLYFTR
- the serS gene encoding serine--tRNA ligase — its product is MLQLSVLREQTDLVLAGLAKKNYKNAAQEVQTILDLDNQRRSLQARHDEEQARANSLAREIGTLMKSGQREQAETLKAETAALKLTTKNLAEELLKIEKNLQNALVKLPNLPHSSVPEGKTPEDNEIVYQHGEIPALSSDALPHWELIKKYDIIDFELGNKITGAGFPVYKKQGARLQRALINFFLDEALKAGYTEIQPPILVNEASGYGTGQLPDKDGQMYHATEDNYYLIPTAEVPITNLYRDEIISFDKLPIRNAGYTPCFRREAGSWGADVRGLNRLHQFDKVEIVRIEEPDKSYAALEEMSGYIQGLLQKLELPYRVLRLCGGDLGFTSALTYDMEVFSAAQNRWLEVSSCSNFETYQANRLNLRYKPGGGKTQLLHTLNGSALALPRIVAALLENNQTAEGILLPAVLHPYCGFNKIAL